A segment of the Cohnella algarum genome:
TGTTTGCCTCCCTGAAGGTTGAGTTATCATATCGATTGTTCTCCTGCTAGTTTAGCACGTTAAATTTTGCCTGTTTATGAATTCAAAGAAAACTTTAAGTTCGGCGACGGTATAAGTTACGTTAAATAATAAACAGGGATATATTTGGAGATTGTCGAATTCTGATAGTGGCGAATAGCGCGATGGAGCAATGACACGAATGGCAAATGAAGGAGGCAACAAGATGACATTAATTAATCAGATGGCGACCAATGAAGAATTCATTGGCTTCTATCTTCTTAGAGAGCTAGAGCTAAAGCAGACGAATGCGACTCCGGCCAAGGACTACTTCGACATCGTGTTAGGGGATGCAAGCGGTGCCGGCGAAGTACTGGGATGTAAAACCCAATGAGAAAGACGGCTTTGCGCCGATGACGATCGTGAAGGTGCAGGGAACGGTACAGCCTTATCGAGAGAGATTGCAGATCAAGATCTCCCGTATTCGTAACGTGGTAAGTGCTGACGAGGTGAAATTGACCGACTTCATTACTACTCCAACAAGAGGAACTAAAGACGGTGCTGTCGATGACAGTGGATACAGCCTATCTCGGAAAGGTTAAGCGAGTCATAGATGAAGCATTGGCATTCGACGATATTACTAGTGAAGTCGTTTTATCGAGAAGATTGAAGTCGAGAAAGTAGGTACGGTAAAATTATTTTATCGATTTGCCGGTACTTCCAGTATCGTTAAAGCGCTGCTCAATTAATGTAAGGAATTGTATGTGCGCTTGGGTAGCGCATTTATTTTAAAGTATTGCGCTACACTCGGCACTCCACACATGTGGAGAGCTGTGTGTCGCTAACAAGATCTATTGAATAGAAGCCGCATTTACCTGATAAAGTCCGAACGAGTCACCGTTCGGACTTTATTGTAGTACGCCCAGCATGGGCGTCATCTCTAGGGTGAAAGTCCCGAACGGGGGCTGGCGAACGCCTACCGTTAGCCAAGAGCAAGGGTGTCAGCCGCGAGGCGGAATCTGAAGGAAGCTGGAGGCAAATGCACGAGCCAAGGTACACGAACTCAATTTGAGGCAGGGTTAGTCGGATGAGTCACCTACACATGACGAAATCCAAAGTCGCCAAGGGCTTTCCCTGTAAACTTGGGTGGTTGCGGGCAGAAAGATGACGTTCTTATCTGGGGAGACCTGCGGAAAATGCGAAGTTACTTCGTAACCACAGTCGGAAGGCTGTGCTGAATCCGCAGGAGTCAGCAGAGGCCATAGTACGGGAGTACGGGACGCCGGAAACCGGAAGGGCTGAACCGAAAGGAGAGAGGAAACCGATGCGTTCGCACGAGGAGCAAAGACAGCAGAATATCTCGCAAGAGAGCTTGCGGCAAAGAGAAGCGGTGAAGCCGTCAGGGTATGCCGAAGCGCCGAGTTCTACGACGGCACAAGTCGCCCCTTCCTCTCGCGAAGCGAATAACGACTTGTTAGAACGAATGCTCAAAGGAGATAACCTTAGGCTCGCCTACAAGCGAGTGGTGCAGAACGGAGGGGCGCCCGGTGTGGACAGTGTAACGGTAGCGAATCTACAAGCTTACCTGAAAACACACTGGGAAACGGTGAAAACCGAACTCCTCGCGGGAACCTACAGACCCATGCCCGTCAAACGAGTGGAAATCCCCAAGCCCGGAGGCGGCGTGAGGCTGCTTGGCATCCCGACCGTGATGGACCGCTTTCTTCAACAAGCCCTTCTACAAGTGATGAATCCGATCTTCGATGCGGACTTCTCGAGGCGTAGCTACGGCTTTCGCCCCGGAAAGCGAGCGCATGACGCGGTAAAGCAAGCTCAGCACTACATCCAGGAAGGTTTTCGATGGGTGGTAGACATGGACTTAGCGAAGTTCTTTGACCGAGTCAACCACGACATGCTCATGGCAAGAGTAGCAAGGAAAGTGACGGACAAGCGTGTCCTAAAGCTCATTCGTGCCTATCTTAATGCTGGGGTTATGGCGAATGGGGTGTTCGAAAAGACGGGAGAGGGAACGCCGCAAGGGGGACCTCTGAGCCCGCTTTTAGCGAACATTCTACTGGACGACTTGGACAAAGAGCTAACAAAACGAGGATTGCGATTTGTCCGCTATGCGGACGACTGCAATATTTTCGTTGCCAGTAAACGTGCAGGCGAACGCGTCATGGAGTCGGTAACGCGCTTCGTAGAAGGAAAGCTAAAACTGAAAGTGAATCGAGAGAAAAGCGCAGTAGATCGTCCTTGGAACCGTAAGTTCCTCGGATTCAGTTTCCTGTGGGATAAAAAGGCGACGATTCGGTTAGCCCCACAGACCATTTCGCGGTTTAAAGAGAAGGTACGAGAGCTGACGAACCGTTCGCGGTCGATGTCTATGGAAAACCGGATTATGCAATTAAACCGCTATCTCATCGGCTGGATTGGCTATTTCCGACTAGCATCGGCAAAGGGACACTGCGAGAAACTCGACCAGTGGACTCGCCGCAGACTGCGTATGTGCTTATGGAAGCAATGGAAACGTGTACGTACTCGAATCCGTGAGCTTCGAGCACTCGGCGTCCCAGAATGGGCGTGTTTTGTCATGGCTAACTCCAGACGCGGTGCTTGGGAAATGTCTCGAAACACAAATAATGCCCTCCCGACTTCCTACTGGGAAGCGAAAGGGCTGAAAAGTTTGCTTACTCGTTATTTAGCACTTTGTTAACCTTTTGGAACCGCCGTATGCGGACCCGCATGTACGGTGGTGTGAGAGGACGGAGGCTAGGCGCCTCCTCCTACTCGATTGGAGCGAGGGGTGGCGTCTCCCCATCCGAAGGAGGACATTGGGGTTCGACCGCGCGCAGGGAGCGAAGCGGACGAGCACGGCATCTGATTCAACCGCAGCGCTCTGCTTCGTCGGGTTGACTTCGTCAGCAAGTTTAATCGGGAATCATATACTCCCCTCGCCTCCACCACGAGAAAAGCCGACCGCATGAGGTCGGCTTTTTTGCGTGTGGAGCGAGGGGAGGAGTCTCCCCATCCGAAGGAGGACATTGGGGTTCGACCGCGCGCAGGGAGCGAAGCGGACGAGCACGGCATCTGATTCAACCGCAGCGCTCTGCTTCGTTGAGTTGGCTTCGTCAGCAAGTTTAATCGGGAATCATATACTCCCCTCGCCTCCACCATGTAAATCCACAACTGTTACTGCTAATACATAATGACCATCGGTTGACGGTGTAAGTTGTCCTGACGGTGACGGCCAAGTTGTCCGAGTAATGGTGAGAAGGAAGGGAGAATCAAGACAACTCTCCCTGAATGACGCGTTTGATCATATGATCGTCGATGATGCGATGTTTGTTCTGCGAACCGTAGATGAGGCTGTGCGTGCAGACCTTGTTAATCAGGCGAGCGGCGCCGCTGGAGAAGCGAAGAACATCGTCGATCTCAGCCTCCGTAAACACGTCGTGCTCGGCACCGGCGTAGCTCATGTGCCGGGCGATGTACGCGCCGGTCTGCGCTATCGAAGTGCGGCAGCTTGCATTGCAAGTCGATACGCTGGCAAATTGCCGTGTACGCCTGCAGCCCGAGCCGGTCCACAGCTCGCTCCCCGACCAAGATAAGTGCCAAGGGATTCTGGGCATCCATCTTGAAGTCAAGCAGGAAGCTAGCGGGCAGGATATTTTAAGATCATGCGCGGTGAACCGTATCATCGCTAAAGGTAAAATATTAAGGGACTTCATCAAGTCCCGGAGGCTTTCGGTATGAGGTTCGTTGAAACTGGCGAGCACATCCGGCTCAAGCGGTGCAACGCAATCCAGAGCTTGTGTTTCCGCTAGGCGACTGAGAAGGACGGCAGAATCCCTTTGCATGGACTCGATGGTAAAATCGAAGTGCAAGTTGATCTGGGTGATCTGTCGTCCGACCCGCCTTGGAGAATCCTTGGTGATGCGGATGCTTTCGACCATAAGTCGCAACAATGCCTTTTGTTCATCCGCATCTGCTTTTAGTAGTGCGTCCTTGATCAGACTCAGCAAATTATGCAAAGAGTCAGGGTCAACCGGCTTTTTGTTTTGCCCATCCAGTTCAGCTTCAATAGCTTCCAACCGCTTTTGAAGCTGTTCCAGCTTGGCATGCGTTTCCTTCAGGTCATCTTTGAAAATAACAGCCAAATCAGGATCACTTAATATGTTGTCCTTTATTTTTTGCAGTTTCCGGCTGTTACTGCTCAATTCAGTAAGAAGTGCTTTCTTCTCTTCCATTATCGGGGCCTCTGCATTTGAACGCAGAGCATTGATTTTATCGACGAGTTGCCGCACAATGTCTGGCCGCAATGCTACTTTTATAAGTTTCTGAAGCACTTGCTCTTCCGCAACATCAGCCCGCATCATATTCGAGCGGCAGACAGCCTTGCCCTTGTTGTGGAACTGTCCGCAGACATAGTATCGATACGATTTGCCACCGGCTCCCTTAGACCGGGCCGGAACCATTCCATGTCCACAGACAGGGCATTTCAGCAGGCCGCTTAGAATATACGGCTGGTGGGAGCGGGACGGCTTGTAAGATCGATGACCGAGCTTCTGATGAACGCTTTCCCATAGCTCGGGTGCAATTATCGGCTCATGTGTCCCATCAACAAT
Coding sequences within it:
- a CDS encoding recombinase family protein, which translates into the protein MARIKAALYARVSTEEQAKEGYSIAAQIAEIRRYADQNGFEIVDEYVDEGASGKSIAGRSQMKRLLRDANQHKFGVVIIYKIDRLARKLKDALEISETLEKNNVNLISLNEKFDTTTAFGRTAFQMICSFAEFERNNIVERVKLGMEQRAKEGKFNGGRVLGYDNIDKELVINENEAVIVRKIFDYANQGLGFKAITRRLNEAGFRSKKDKPFNVCGIKTILNNPVYIGKIRYKQLENWSEKRRKGKNPDYLIVDGTHEPIIAPELWESVHQKLGHRSYKPSRSHQPYILSGLLKCPVCGHGMVPARSKGAGGKSYRYYVCGQFHNKGKAVCRSNMMRADVAEEQVLQKLIKVALRPDIVRQLVDKINALRSNAEAPIMEEKKALLTELSSNSRKLQKIKDNILSDPDLAVIFKDDLKETHAKLEQLQKRLEAIEAELDGQNKKPVDPDSLHNLLSLIKDALLKADADEQKALLRLMVESIRITKDSPRRVGRQITQINLHFDFTIESMQRDSAVLLSRLAETQALDCVAPLEPDVLASFNEPHTESLRDLMKSLNILPLAMIRFTAHDLKISCPLASCLTSRWMPRIPWHLSWSGSELWTGSGCRRTRQFASVSTCNASCRTSIAQTGAYIARHMSYAGAEHDVFTEAEIDDVLRFSSGAARLINKVCTHSLIYGSQNKHRIIDDHMIKRVIQGELS
- the ltrA gene encoding group II intron reverse transcriptase/maturase; this encodes MRSHEEQRQQNISQESLRQREAVKPSGYAEAPSSTTAQVAPSSREANNDLLERMLKGDNLRLAYKRVVQNGGAPGVDSVTVANLQAYLKTHWETVKTELLAGTYRPMPVKRVEIPKPGGGVRLLGIPTVMDRFLQQALLQVMNPIFDADFSRRSYGFRPGKRAHDAVKQAQHYIQEGFRWVVDMDLAKFFDRVNHDMLMARVARKVTDKRVLKLIRAYLNAGVMANGVFEKTGEGTPQGGPLSPLLANILLDDLDKELTKRGLRFVRYADDCNIFVASKRAGERVMESVTRFVEGKLKLKVNREKSAVDRPWNRKFLGFSFLWDKKATIRLAPQTISRFKEKVRELTNRSRSMSMENRIMQLNRYLIGWIGYFRLASAKGHCEKLDQWTRRRLRMCLWKQWKRVRTRIRELRALGVPEWACFVMANSRRGAWEMSRNTNNALPTSYWEAKGLKSLLTRYLALC